In the genome of Christensenella timonensis, one region contains:
- a CDS encoding MBL fold metallo-hydrolase: MLIDPVITGRESGLFENCYIVRAEGENEAVVIDPGEGAQEIIRQLDKLNLGVSHILLTHGHADHIAAADDLREKYGAKVAIHEKDAEMLGHPSRNLSAFLGRECKLAPADILLKDGDTIDAAGLSFKVMHTPGHTCGGVCYLTGDVMFSGDTLFAGSIGRTDFPGSDWEEMSQSLALLKGTERDYAVYPGHGEATTLGREKRSNPFMQG, translated from the coding sequence ATGTTGATTGATCCGGTGATCACGGGCCGAGAGAGCGGGCTTTTTGAAAATTGTTATATCGTGCGTGCGGAAGGTGAAAATGAGGCGGTCGTCATAGACCCGGGCGAGGGCGCGCAGGAGATCATCAGGCAGCTTGACAAGCTGAACCTCGGCGTTTCGCATATTCTGCTGACGCACGGGCATGCCGACCATATCGCGGCTGCGGACGACCTGCGTGAAAAGTATGGCGCAAAGGTCGCGATCCATGAAAAGGACGCGGAAATGCTGGGGCATCCTTCACGGAACCTGTCCGCTTTTTTAGGCCGTGAATGTAAGCTTGCCCCAGCGGATATTTTGCTGAAAGATGGCGATACCATCGACGCGGCAGGGCTTTCGTTTAAGGTGATGCATACGCCGGGGCATACGTGCGGCGGTGTGTGTTATTTAACGGGCGACGTTATGTTTTCAGGCGATACGCTTTTTGCAGGATCGATCGGGCGGACGGATTTCCCGGGCAGCGACTGGGAAGAGATGTCGCAGTCACTTGCGCTGTTAAAAGGGACGGAACGGGACTATGCCGTTTATCCGGGGCACGGCGAAGCGACGACGCTTGGGCGTGAAAAGCGGAGCAACCCGTTTATGCAGGGATAA
- the dtd gene encoding D-aminoacyl-tRNA deacylase has translation MRAVVQRVKNASVTVEGNTISSIGTGLLVLVGISRDDTRRDMEYIADKCLNLRVFEDADDIMNLSLMDIEGELLLVSQFTLYGDARKGRRPSYIHAAPPDVARDMFAECVEIFRQKWPKIQTGQFRAMMDVSLINDGPVTILLDSKKEF, from the coding sequence CCGTCACGGTGGAAGGCAATACCATAAGCAGCATCGGCACGGGCCTTTTGGTGCTGGTGGGGATAAGCCGCGACGATACGCGCAGGGATATGGAATACATTGCGGACAAATGCCTGAATCTGCGGGTGTTTGAAGACGCGGACGATATCATGAACCTGTCGCTTATGGATATCGAAGGAGAGTTGCTGCTCGTTTCGCAGTTCACGCTTTACGGCGACGCGCGTAAGGGAAGAAGGCCAAGCTATATCCACGCCGCGCCTCCTGATGTTGCGCGCGATATGTTTGCGGAGTGTGTGGAAATATTCAGGCAAAAATGGCCTAAAATACAGACGGGACAGTTCCGGGCAATGATGGATGTGTCGCTCATAAACGACGGGCCGGTGACGATCCTGCTTGACAGTAAAAAGGAATTTTAG